The following are encoded together in the Nocardia sp. XZ_19_385 genome:
- a CDS encoding 4'-phosphopantetheinyl transferase superfamily protein, giving the protein MSVDWLRKQSAEHIAATIARHLSTAEAAYAATLWTPKRRFEWLAGRLAAKCAVCAYLRLHLGIIKQTQEIVVEVIGEGPSAGKPFVDAGGEIGISHSGEFAIGVCTTEPVGVDLERNRRLAPPLVHALGPAARGVSAASSRLHTMPVPLRWACTEAVLKHYGFGLRIDPREVVLTAWRTDGSFLWRAGPGLRREIAALPWPRHAWAGEIAGYALALVW; this is encoded by the coding sequence GTGTCTGTGGATTGGTTACGCAAACAGTCTGCCGAGCATATTGCGGCGACGATCGCGCGGCACCTGTCCACGGCCGAGGCAGCCTATGCCGCGACATTGTGGACGCCGAAACGCCGGTTCGAATGGCTGGCCGGACGATTGGCGGCCAAATGCGCGGTCTGCGCATATCTGCGCCTGCACCTCGGAATAATCAAACAGACTCAGGAGATCGTCGTCGAGGTGATCGGCGAGGGTCCCAGCGCGGGCAAGCCTTTCGTGGACGCCGGCGGTGAAATCGGCATCTCGCACTCCGGTGAATTCGCGATCGGCGTGTGCACCACCGAACCGGTGGGCGTCGATCTGGAGCGGAACCGCAGGCTCGCGCCGCCGCTGGTGCACGCGCTGGGCCCGGCGGCCCGGGGCGTGAGCGCGGCCAGCTCGCGCCTGCACACGATGCCGGTTCCGCTGCGCTGGGCGTGCACGGAGGCGGTGCTCAAGCACTACGGCTTCGGCCTGCGCATCGATCCGCGCGAGGTGGTCCTCACCGCGTGGCGGACCGATGGTTCCTTCCTCTGGCGGGCGGGCCCCGGATTGCGTCGCGAGATCGCGGCGCTGCCCTGGCCGCGCCACGCCTGGGCGGGTG
- a CDS encoding AMP-binding protein, with protein sequence MKTLSSDSVVSASDWVDLLATRARRSGDQTAYTFLDENGHQSGSLTYRELDRRARAIAAVLAEQFHSGDRALLLYPAGLDYVAAFFGCLYAQVIAVPLYEPGRGRSEQIEVIARDCAAAGVLTTREIATALPTFGDELSFARLPQVVTEEIAPAAESAAEPSAIDPKTIAYLQYTSGSTATPKGVIIDHAMSVRQCLEMACSWQIDADSVVTSWLPHFHDFGQVTGVLMPVFSGGRAVLMAPATFVKNPVRWLDAITKYHGTHSGAPNFAFDLCVDRTTPEQRAALDLSSWHLLSNGAEPVRKTTLERFEIAFAPCGLRETALSPGYGLAEDTLKVTCSTGEQRYLAERFDVTGLARRKAVPTAEPDGIDLVGHGTTVLDTEMAIVEPESGRQVSEGEVGEIWVQGPCVSPGYWGRPEETERTFGARIAGADDTPWLRTGDLGFVYAGELFLCGRLKNLMIVNGMNYYLEDIEATVVDSDDALRAGGVIAFAVTESGQEDLVLVAECRTDIDRELESLAASMHDAVAKRHGIAPATVVLVQPGAVPRTTSGKLRRQHCMTDFVAGRLPETQRWVRPAPVEPARTATNGNGRTAMRDLVRQGLFEQIRAWMAENKPDAPDLDPDRSLAEHGLGSVDQIDLHEWLESWAGKRFPPELIWDSETVTEMVRVLANILAPGGAR encoded by the coding sequence ATGAAAACGTTGTCCTCGGATTCTGTTGTCTCTGCGAGTGACTGGGTCGATTTGCTCGCCACGCGCGCCCGGCGGAGCGGGGATCAGACGGCCTACACATTTCTGGACGAGAACGGCCACCAATCCGGCAGCCTGACCTACCGCGAACTGGATCGCCGGGCGCGCGCCATCGCAGCGGTGCTGGCCGAACAGTTCCACAGCGGCGATCGGGCACTGCTGCTCTACCCCGCCGGGCTCGATTACGTCGCCGCGTTCTTCGGTTGCCTGTACGCCCAGGTGATCGCGGTGCCGCTCTACGAGCCAGGACGCGGGCGGTCCGAGCAGATCGAGGTGATCGCGCGGGATTGTGCGGCCGCCGGCGTGCTCACCACGCGCGAGATCGCCACCGCGCTGCCCACTTTCGGCGACGAGCTGTCCTTCGCCCGGCTGCCGCAGGTGGTCACCGAGGAGATCGCGCCGGCCGCGGAGTCCGCCGCCGAGCCCTCCGCGATAGACCCCAAGACCATCGCCTACCTGCAATACACCTCCGGCTCGACCGCCACGCCGAAGGGCGTGATCATCGACCACGCGATGTCGGTGCGGCAGTGCTTGGAGATGGCCTGCAGCTGGCAGATCGACGCCGACAGTGTGGTGACCTCGTGGCTGCCGCACTTCCACGACTTCGGGCAGGTGACCGGAGTGCTGATGCCGGTCTTCTCGGGCGGCCGCGCGGTGCTGATGGCGCCCGCCACCTTCGTGAAGAATCCGGTCCGCTGGCTCGACGCGATCACGAAGTATCACGGAACACACAGCGGCGCACCCAATTTCGCGTTCGACCTGTGCGTCGACCGGACCACGCCGGAGCAGCGGGCGGCGCTGGATCTGAGCAGCTGGCACCTGCTCAGCAATGGCGCCGAGCCGGTCCGCAAGACCACCTTGGAGCGCTTCGAGATCGCTTTCGCCCCGTGCGGGCTCCGGGAAACGGCGCTCTCGCCCGGCTACGGCCTGGCCGAGGACACCCTCAAGGTGACCTGCTCCACCGGCGAACAACGCTACCTCGCGGAGCGTTTCGACGTCACGGGGCTCGCCCGGCGCAAGGCGGTGCCGACCGCGGAGCCGGACGGCATCGACCTGGTCGGTCACGGAACCACGGTGCTGGATACCGAAATGGCGATCGTCGAACCGGAATCCGGGCGTCAGGTCTCCGAAGGCGAGGTCGGCGAGATCTGGGTGCAGGGTCCGTGCGTGTCGCCCGGTTACTGGGGGCGGCCGGAGGAAACCGAGCGCACCTTCGGCGCCCGCATCGCCGGCGCGGACGACACCCCGTGGCTGCGGACGGGCGATCTCGGATTCGTCTATGCCGGTGAGCTTTTCCTCTGCGGACGGCTCAAGAACCTGATGATCGTCAACGGCATGAACTACTACCTGGAGGACATCGAGGCCACCGTCGTCGACAGCGACGACGCCTTGCGGGCAGGTGGCGTCATCGCCTTCGCGGTAACGGAATCCGGGCAGGAGGACCTTGTGCTGGTCGCCGAGTGCCGCACCGATATCGACCGCGAGCTCGAAAGCCTGGCGGCGTCGATGCACGACGCGGTGGCCAAGCGGCACGGCATCGCCCCCGCGACAGTGGTTCTGGTGCAGCCGGGTGCGGTACCGCGGACCACCAGCGGCAAACTGCGCCGCCAGCACTGCATGACCGATTTCGTGGCCGGGCGACTACCCGAGACCCAGCGCTGGGTGCGCCCGGCGCCGGTCGAACCCGCGCGGACCGCGACGAACGGCAACGGCCGCACCGCCATGCGAGATCTGGTGCGGCAGGGCCTGTTCGAACAGATCCGCGCCTGGATGGCCGAGAACAAGCCCGACGCGCCGGACCTGGATCCGGATCGTTCGCTGGCCGAACACGGACTCGGCTCGGTCGATCAGATCGATCTGCACGAATGGCTGGAATCGTGGGCGGGCAAACGCTTCCCGCCCGAACTGATCTGGGATTCCGAGACAGTCACCGAGATGGTGCGGGTGCTCGCGAACATCCTGGCTCCGGGGGGTGCGCGGTGA